A single window of Aspergillus flavus chromosome 4, complete sequence DNA harbors:
- a CDS encoding Urb2/Npa2 family-domain-containing protein: MPSFAERPRSSQEALLRLEKGSGSPISQLNEAAQIIGLDLALCASHPEINKTTYVQARAAPKEEWVLRWLLKKLRAGKNYRVEPASFLLLRQLIDLIQPKTLATTLKDQKFLAILDHAITDLEDDVFAGLENGMTELGHSDSESSKTLSDSSPQSDKKGTKRKRTGDSEQDGMDIDEQPQTPTSCFLSFIRALDCLYSLVMLASRTLEIDEVASSHLKHALKGEPETVAVTLGKSFRLAAVASTQFSNARKTTDLQHLLYVFPAILDLWDLRSNRRVDTDSGSSNESFAKYCFQSALRLQHSVRSIQLDTDERAQVLHGVERLIALHVVLPARAAFFDRGGSGIDYSASEPDWSAVKPVSDTFRPILCELELPSQNTSGDIVKKKTLWKTAELLPEFFDIACRSVPRDTFRRQTHDAPWLETLFVAIAELAFSIVKAENTTTYLAEFVGVLERLFRVALDRNVQLSLHTLLTHASYTGLHRDGLSQVEWSLTALLIELGADIFLPNSGLSNSTQLLDALLKKINLYWRSGASQTGGSYETIKNGVLIPLMRAFMSARDLAAFMQLWYEQLIEVEEARSQDSSLGLFTVWEDDDVCNVYGDLMRSPLTHTYASAQMHAAATEIRAEDGKFSKSAGAYAQFVILEAGLRNRDLNATDSYDDLVSIIETLKSTLSSKQQLHWRWRLWRLARSLLENNVHYTDSTLAATIMGLVEAAAKSIKRHQKDRMQKLCAPLECFEAYRFTVTAISVSAKSSYTDEFNTLTKDIAEFIESSSGTSTQPNNSPWNGRVDTLDSMYLVLAYFLTLVRCPDVWRQVNVESRRSLFQNMLSLATSQYHPSSTLETPPSEARFLQAWASVVCHEYLLNAPAIAIDLIAVLSERVKEDASNRRLYVESLQRIPTALITRRQRGLLLDLLQDVVVKEGSTAEITVGLLSLMAKLADMPKSTAALTSDWEPIWTVAKAVSLQGTEVDLQIMKAFRNLHRAVVSKLLVLSEEDCRRLFKKMYRKVSSKASKLRSIDRNSMDCFFLRISLSQLWLHRKRLSGVDETELAACRQKFFDLVVMEVKSVKDQCKKQKLEETITLIKILDALEDFEDLATDHTEVEKFLTKIENYVEKSVDSGSSLRRLIRRRVLAGKGTEKSITLPVISCAETLPLQHMYGEEQQLFIRSTTARFQSMTVDQLTQAIQDIRELGFDGENAAYHLLVSGLAVASLTPVKDKESGTAKELSLLCTAITDSVRRSRSIEHFTLATECLDILLRNHTRCITQWNIDSLLACVAVCASKAGPLISPEYSASIYIRLCRLMGVLFGIHRQKLGGRFHLILPAMQRLLNCLFARSKKRTRSMLAEKRSAQQPFWLAPLQAAHAVHFTRLLTSLCDPTVSAVSRPTQTGLSHEGLTDQTKKAKRIAGQYLQYLIMEYAESSLRGSLAPEVKAAILPGLYSVLDVMSRDTMRALNAGLDVSGRAIFKGLYDDYVKFGKWNKG; this comes from the exons ATGCCTTCTTTTGCGGAG CGTCCGCGCTCCTCTCAAGAGGCTCTTCTCCGACTTGAAAAAGGCTCGGGTTCTCCAATCAGCCAACTCAACGAGGCAGCTCAAATCATAGGACTAGATCTGGCGTTATGTGCAAGTCATCCGGAGATCAATAAAACCACCTACGTCCAAGCTCGCGCCGCTccgaaggaagaatgggtcCTCCGATGGTTATTAAAGAAGTTGAGGGCGGGGAAGAACTATCGTGTCGAGCCTGCGTCTTTTCTCCTGTTACGACAACTTATTGATCTTATTCAACCAAAGACATTAGCGACAACGCTTAAGGACCAGAAATTTTTGGCGATCCTCGACCACGCGATTACCGACTTGGAGGATGATGTATTTGCCGGTCTCGAAAATGGAATGACAGAGTTGGGCCACTCGGACTCAGAGTCTAGTAAGACTCTGAGCGATTCATCGCCTCAAAGTGATAAGAAGggaacgaaaagaaagaggacTGGCGACAGTGAACAGGACGGGATGGACATTGACGAACAGCCGCAGACGCCTACGTCGTGCTTCTTGTCCTTCATTCGTGCCTTAGATTGCTTGTACAGCTTGGTGATGCTTGCAAGTCGGACGCTTGAGATCGATGAAGTAGCCAGTTCTCATCTGAAGCATGCGCTGAAGGGTGAGCCTGAAACGGTTGCTGTAACGTTAGGGAAGTCGTTCAGACTCGCAGCTGTGGCTTCTACGCAATTTTCCAACGCGCGGAAGACGACAGATTTGCAACACCTCCTATATGTGTTTCCAGCTATCCTTGATCTATGGGATTTGAGATCTAACCGTCGTGTGGACACGGATAGTGGATCGAGTAAT GAATCGTTTGCCAAATATTGCTTCCAAAGTGCTCTGAGGTTGCAGCACTCTGTGAGATCTATTCAGCTTGACACTGACGAAAGGGCCCAAGTCCTGCATGGAGTTGAGCGCTTGATCGCCCTCCATGTGGTTCTTCCAGCGCGGGCCGCCTTTTTTGACAGAGGGGGATCGGGCATAGATTATTCGGCTAGCGAACCGGACTGGAGTGCTGTGAAACCTGTTTCCGATACTTTCAGGCCCATTCTTTGTGAACTCGAGCTCCCCAGTCAGAACACCAGTGGTGACATTGTCAAGAAGAAAACGTTATGGAAGACGGCAGAACTTCTGCCCGAGTTCTTCGACATCGCTTGTCGATCGGTTCCTAGGGACACCTTCCGAAGACAAACACACGATGCGCCTTGGTTGGAAACACTGTTCGTTGCAATTGCCGAGCTAGCATTTTCTATCGTGAAAGCTGAGAACACTACTACTTACCTTGCGGAATTTGTCGGTGTTTTGGAGCGGCTTTTCCGCGTCGCCCTCGACCGGAACGTGCAATTATCTTTACATACTTTGCTCACTCATGCATCCTACACCGGCCTGCACAGAGACGGACTGTCGCAGGTTGAGTGGAGCCTAACCGCCTTATTGATTGAGCTTGGGGCCGACATATTCTTACCAAATTCTGGACTCAGTAACTCTACCCAATTGCTGGATGCGTTACTTAAAAAGATTAACCTATACTGGCGTAGCGGTGCGTCTCAAACAGGTGGCAGTTATGAGACTATCAAAAACGGCGTCTTGATTCCTTTGATGCGCGCATTTATGAGTGCCAGGGATTTAGCGGCTTTCATGCAGTTGTGGTATGAACAACTCATTGAAGTAGAAGAAGCACGGTCTCAAGACAGTAGCTTAGGCCTTTTCACTGtctgggaagatgatgatgtatgCAATGTTTACGGTGATTTGATGCGCAGCCCCCTTACTCATACATATGCTTCTGCGCAAATGCATGCAGCCGCAACGGAGATCAGGGCCGAGGATGGCAAGTTTTCCAAGTCCGCCGGAGCCTATGCTCAGTTTGTCATCCTGGAAGCTGGTTTGAGAAACCGTGATTTGAATGCTACAGATTCATATGACGATCTGGTTTCCATTATTGAGACGTTGAAGTCAACCTTATCCTCGAAGCAACAGCTGCATTGGAGATGGCGGTTGTGGAGGCTGGCCCGCAGCCTTCTCGAGAACAATGTACACTACACTGACAGCACTCTTGCTGCTACAATTATGGGCTTAGTTGAAGCTGCGGCTAAGTCTATCAAGCGTCATCAGAAGGACCGGATGCAGAAACTGTGTGCTCCCCTGGAATGCTTCGAAGCATATCGATTTACTGTTACTGCCATTAGCGTGTCTGCAAAGTCGAGCTATACTGATGAGTTCAACACGCTCACTAAGGACATTGCGGAGTTTATAGAATCTAGCTCCGGCACATCAACACAGCCCAATAATTCTCCCTGGAATGGTCGGGTGGACACTCTCGACTCAATGTACCTCGTCCTGGCTTACTTTTTGACTCTTGTCAGGTGCCCGGACGTCTGGCGCCAGGTTAACGTTGAATCCCGCCGCTCTCTCTTTCAAAATATGCTCTCCTTAGCAACATCCCAGTATCACCCGTCTTCGACCCTTGAGACACCTCCATCTGAGGCAAGGTTCTTACAAGCCTGGGCGAGTGTGGTCTGCCACGAATATCTTCTTAATGCTCCTGCCATCGCCATAGACCTGATTGCTGTCCTATCGGAACGTGTCAAAGAGGACGCCTCGAATAGGAGACTTTATGTTGAGAGTCTTCAGAGAATTCCTACGGCGCTTATTACACGCCGTCAGAGGGGACTTCTCCTAGACCTTTTGCAGGATGTTGTTGTAAAGGAAGGTAGCACGGCTGAAATCACCGTAGGGTTATTGTCCCTGATGGCGAAGCTGGCCGACATGCCTAAGTCCACGGCAGCTTTAACCAGCGATTGGGAACCCATCTGGACAGTGGCTAAAGCTGTCAGTTTACAGGGGACAGAGGTTGACCTGCAGATCATGAAAGCATTTAGAAACTTACATCGAGCAGTCGTATCTAAGCTTCTTGTCCTCTCCGAAGAGGATTGTCGCAGACTATTCAAGAAAATGTATCGCAAAGTTTCGTCAAAGGCATCCAAATTGCGGTCTATTGACCGTAACTCCATGgattgctttttcttgagGATCTCCCTGTCTCAGCTCTGGCTCCATCGTAAGCGACTTTCTGGTGTTGATGAGACAGAATTGGCTGCATGCCGCCAAAAGTTTTTCGACTTAGTCGTGATGGAGGTCAAGTCCGTCAAAGATCAAtgcaagaagcagaaattAGAGGAGACTATTACCTTGATCAAGATCCTGGATGCATTGGAGGACTTTGAGGACCTGGCGACTGATCACACTGAAGTTGAGAAGTTCTTGACCAAGATCGAGAATTATGTCGAAAAGTCCGTGGACTCAGGGTCTTCACTGAGAAGGCTCATCAGGCGTCGTGTCTTGGCTGGTAAAGGCACGGAGAAGAGTATTACGCTGCCTGTTATAAGCTGCGCCGAGACACTGCCGCTCCAACACATGTATGGCGAAGAGCAGCAGCTGTTCATTCGATCAACGACCGCCAGATTCCAGTCGATGACTGTGGACCAACTGACTCAAGCAATCCAAGATATCCGAGAACTTGGATTCGATGGAGAAAATGCCGCCTATCACCTCCTCGTTTCCGGCTTAGCTGTGGCCTCCCTAACCCCTGTCAAAGATAAGGAAAGCGGCACAGCCAAAGAACTCTCTCTCCTGTGCACCGCTATCACAGATTCTGTTCGCCGTAGCAGATCTATCGAACATTTTACACTCGCTACAGAATGTCTAGATATTCTTCTGCGTAACCACACTCGCTGCATTACTCAGTGGAATATCGACAGTCTTCTGGCATGTGTTGCGGTGTGCGCTTCAAAGGCTGGTCCACTGATTAGCCCCGAATATTCCGCATCAATCTATATTCGACTATGTCGGTTGATGGGTGTGCTCTTTGGTATTCACCGCCAGAAACTCGGTGGTCGTTTCCATCTGATTCTGCCTGCCATGCAACGACTTCTTAACTGTTTGTTCGCTCGCAGTAAGAAGCGCACAAGGTCAATGCTAGCCGAGAAGAGATCCGCTCAGCAACCATTCTGGTTGGCACCCCTGCAGGCCGCTCACGCCGTGCACTTTACCCGTCTCCTCACATCACTTTGCGACCCGACCGTTTCCGCGGTGTCGAGGCCCACCCAGACCGGGCTGAGTCACGAAGGGCTGACTGACCAGACCAAGAAAGCTAAGCGTATCGCAGGTCAGTATCTTCAGTATCTTATCATGGAGTATGCGGAGAGCTCCCTGCGCGGCTCACTGGCACCAGAAGTCAAAGCTGCCATCCTGCCGGGTCTCTACTCCGTTTTGGATGTGATGTCGCGGGATACCATGCGGGCATTGAATGCCGGACTAGATGTATCCGGGCGTGCGATCTTCAAGGGTCTGTATGATGACTACGTGAAGTTCGGCAAGTGGAACAAGGGATGA
- a CDS encoding putative mitochondrial outer membrane protein (hypothetical protein AOR_1_992194) — translation MTPEGRDTAGQALGNVGISRARDYFAVPAPIKRIFDQFPLVTYSPNDLPQRGASNRTGNRLFVFTDAAGAKSHKPSFNPQCLKWQAYLRFVGIEFDIVPSNNHASPTGALPFLLPGLPVNNNAPIPSSKLQKWAIEQVHCEEEQQLNLRFEVYTSLLDHRLRNAWLYTLYLDNENFNAVARRLYVDPSTSNSLVRATLAVQLQQAARDELLKTTQYIDVSALEAEADDAFEALSTLLGNNEHFFERSSPGLFDASVFAYTHLILDKGMGWKRNRLAELLQKHENLVQHRERLLKYF, via the exons ATGACTCCAGAAGGACGTGATACCGCCGGCCAGGCGCTGGGCAATGTAGGCATTTCACGCGCCAGGGATTATTTCGCCGTTCCTGCTCCGATTAAGCGCATCTTTGATCAATTCCCTCTCGTCACTTATTCTCCTAATGACCTTCCTCAACGTGGTGCTTCGAACCGGACTGGAAATCGGTTATTTGTGTTTACTGATGCGGCGGGTGCGAAAAGTCACAAACCGTCATTCAATCCGCAGTGTCTCAAATGGCAG GCATACTTAAGATTTGTCGGCATCGAGTTTGATATTGTTCCTTCGAATAATCATGCTTCACCAACTGGTgctcttcccttcctcctcccggGCCTACCAGTCAACAACAACGCCCCGATACCTTCCAGCAAACTACAAAAGTGGGCTATTGAACAAGTTCActgcgaagaagagcagcAATTGAACTTGCGATTCGAGGTATATACATCATTACTGGATCATCGGCTACGGAATGCTTGG TTGTATACCTTGTATTTAGACAATGAAAACTTCAATGCCGTAGCCCGCCGGCTCTACGTGGATCCATCTACTAGCAATTCGCTAGTACGCGCTACTTTAGCCGTTCAGCTTCAGCAGGCCGCAAGAGATGAGCTTCTGAAGACTACCCAATATATTGATGTCAGCGCACtggaggcagaggcagacGATGCCTTTGAGGCTCTCTCTACGCTTCTAGGCAACAATGAACATTTCTTTGAACGGTCTAGTCCAGGCTTGTTCGACGCCAGCGTCTTCGCTTATACGCATTTGATATTAGATAAGGGAATGGGATGGAAGCGCAATAGGCTCGCAGAGCTTCTGCAGAAGCATGAAAATCTTGTGCAGCATCGGGAAAGGTTGCTAAAATATTTCTAG
- a CDS encoding S-adenosyl-L-methionine-dependent methyltransferase encodes MARTIQETLASGSLSDTASSQKPVQYVETVEAYNRWAEVYDTDGNFLQALDTIEMQQLLPQLLNKVAANTQPGPAKLVDLGCGTGRNTRQLLKFAPQDDHIVGLDASPGMLDVARTAIDKEKELDPSLANRVSLEIYDLLRSPPAPPECSLGAAGVISTLVLEHIPVDRFFEGAAAVMRPGGYFLLTNMHSEMGSISQAGFVDTVTGTKIRPTSYSHTIEDVLGAAEKAGFEVEELGGERVRERKVNEMMVQDLGKRANKWIGVTVWFGICFRKRL; translated from the exons ATGGCTCGCACTATACAAGAAACCCTTGCCTCGGGGTCCCTTAGCGATACAGCAAGCTCCCAGAAGCCAGTACAATATGTGGAAACGGTCGAGGCATACAACAGATGGGCGGAG GTTTATGACACAGACGGCAACTTTCTACAAGCTCTCGACACCATTGAAATGCAACAACTACTGCCACAGCTCTTGAACAAAGTAGCCGCCAACACACAGCCAGGCCCGGCGAAACTAGTCGATTTAGGCTGTGGTACAGGCCGGAATACTCGCCAGCTACTGAAGTTCGCGCCTCAAGATGACCATATCGTTGGGCTGGATGCTTCGCCGGGGATGCTGGATGTTGCTCGGACGGCTATTGATAAAGAGAAGGAATTGGATCCTTCTCTTGCTAATAGGGTCTCGTTGGAGATTTATGATTTGCTTCGATCGCCCCCGGCACCGCCAGAGTGTAGCCTGGGCGCGGCTGGTGTTATTTCAACGCTGGTTTTGGAGCATATTCCTGTGGACCGGTTCTTTGAGGGCGCGGCTGCGGTGATGAGACCTGGCGGGTATTTTCTTCTGACCAATATGCATTCTGAGATGGGGTCAATTAGCCAGGCGGGGTTTGTGGATACGGTGACTGGGACGAAGATTCGGCCGACTAGTTATTCTCACACGATTGAGGATGTGTTGGGTGCTGCTGAGAAGGCGGGCTTCGAGGTTGAAGAGTTGGGCGGGGAGCGCGTCCGCGAGAGAAAAGTAAACGAGATGATGGTACAGGATTTGGGCAAAAGAGCGAATAAGTGGATTGGTGTCACGGTGTGGTTTGGAATCTGCTTCAGAAAGCGGTTGTGA
- a CDS encoding uncharacterized protein (domain of unknown function-domain containing protein) — MADSNESQPIVRATKPVSEALLNEKWDRAISSMIIRSSLGLGFGVVFSVLLFKRRAWPAWVGLGFGAGRAWEEADSSFRRGDSPVRDALRR; from the exons ATGGCCGACTCCAACGAATCTCAGCCGATCGTCCGGGCCACCAAGCCCGTCAGTGAGGCATTGCTCAATGAGAAG TGGGATCGcgccatctcctccatgATCATTCGCTCCTCCCTTGGCCTCGGTTTCGGTGTTGTTTTCTCAGTGCTCCTCTTCAAGCGGAGGGCTTGGCCCGCTTGGGTTGGTCTAGGCTTCGGTGCTGGACGTGCTTGGGAAGAGGCCGACT CTTCCTTCCGTCGTGGCGACTCGCCCGTTAGAGACGCCCTGCGTCGGTAG